AACTGCATCTTCTGCTCGTCGTTCGGAGCGGCCAAGACGGTGGAAACAAGCTGACCAGCCAGAAGAACGGCGATCGCGACGGTCGTTAGGGATTTGAAGGAATTCAATTTCAGGCCCTGTCTGATCTCTGGAAACGAGGGGAAGCCGGGAATCGTGTCTGCCTGCAGGCCATGGTAACGATAACCCAGAGTCGATGCATTAGGAATGAACGTGACATTGGGGCGTTTGTACCCAAAAACGCGTTGAGTCCCAGCGTCTGGACCGCGTAAACCTAATCTACATCGGCACTTATTTAAGAGCTTAGCCCATCGATCGGGCTTAGGTGCGATGATGGCGACGGACGACCTTTTGGGTGGCTCGCTTCGCCAACTGCTTGCGACGACTAGGACGATAGCCATATTCGATCGCGAACCACTCGGCGTATCGCTCGCGAGCGACATAGCTGTTGTTGCGTGTATCAAGTAGGTGCCCCAGCTCGTGCACCAGGACGTTATTCAGGTAGAAGTCCTTGATCGTCTCTTCGGTCCACTCGAGTCGCCAGTATCCATCGGCATCTTCTTCCCAGTTTGCACCAAACATGTTGGCTTCCACCAACTGTTCCGGGCGTGGCGGGTGAGGGAAATACTCGATCAGCGACTCGTCCATCGGGTACAGATAGATCGCCGCACCCCACTGCATGCCATAGCATGGAAAGCTCAGCTTCTTACGCGTCAGGCGACTGAGTTGAACCACTTCCAGCCCTTCGATCATCCAGGAAGGAAGTTCGTTGAGCCGTGCGCGGATCTCTTCTTCAGTCAAAACGTGCCGAAAGCCTTCACCGGGCGACTGATAGATGAACTTGTAGCTCTGGCCGGTTTCACCGGTTGGTTCGTGCCAATCTTCCGGCGGAGCAAAGTACCCGCACGTCTTCGTTGTGCGAGCGGCCTCGCCTCCACGGCGTCGCGAAGCTTGCGTCGGCAAACGAAAATCTCGTGACGCGACTTTCGTCTTCGCCACTTTCGTATGCGTAATGCCTCGATAAGACATGCGTGCCATGGAATTCTCTTAGTCTGGCCTGTCGGGCGACCGATAAGTCGTCGCTCGTGGTGTTGATTGGTGTCGATCGTCCTGCGACTCGCGGAACGGCGAATTCCATTTCACATCGCTTCTGTAGGAAGGCTCGAGTGAGCCTCTAGTCTTCTACCTTATCCTACGTCGCGGTCCGAAGAGATTTCAAGCGATTTGCATAAGTGGCTTCCTGGAAATGACTTATGTGTGTCCAGTCAGGGGCGTTGAAGGGGGCCAACCCCTGCAAGGCGAGCGCAAGAGGGGATGTCAAGATACTTCTGCAGGTGTATTGTCTACCCAATAACCCGAGGGGTGTGGCCGGGCGAATCCCAAAGCCGTCCTTCCAGACGACCCTTTTTCGGATCGGTTGGTTCCGCGTTTTCTTCGGCGGTTTGATAGCTGATGGCGATCAGAACGCCAATCAGCATGAAGAGAATTGAAACGACAATCCAAATGATCGCAGGGATGCCTTGGATCGTTGTGTTCAAGGCCGAACCACCACCATCTGTTTTCGACGCGGCTCGGTTACGTTTCGCATCGGCAGCCGCCTGACGTACTTCCGCTTGTTGGCGAAGCGTGGCCGAGGACACTAAAAGCGAACCTGCGACTTCCGAGGTAGGTACATCCATGGCGAACGGATCTTCGCCCGTGAATTCTTTCGAGTCGAATAGCGACGAACTCGAGGTCGACGACATCTCCGCCGAGCGGAACTCGTTCAGGTCATCACCCTCAAGCGGCTTGGCGACTGGCAGCGATTCCGACGAATTCGCTTCTGGCGGCTTCGGTCGTGGGCGAGGCGACGTGTCATTCGAGCGATCTGCGATCGTATCGCCGATGGCAGGATCGAAGTTGCTGGAGGAAGGAGATTCGCGCAGATCGGGCGGCAACAAGTCGTCGACATCGTCCGAGGATGACTGCGAAGGACCCTTGCGATTCGACTGCTGAACGGCTCGCGAACGGTTGGCGGCCTCAACGGCGGCTTTGGAAAGGACAGCCGAGCCAGGCTTTTCGTCAACGAGGGTAGGCTCTTGGCCCCGCGATTCCATCCAGTTTCGAAGTTCGGCGGCAACTTCTGAAGCGTGAGCAAACCGGTCGTTGGGATCTTTGGCGATCATCTTCTCGCAGATGCGCTGCAGAGAAGGGGGGCAATTCGGCCGAGACTTCTTAATCTTCTCCGGCATCACGCTCTGATGCTTGGCGATCCGCTGAGCCAAACTTCCCTCAGGAAACGGAGGATGGCCCGTCAACAGATAATAGAGAGAGCAGCCGAGACTATATATATCGACACGATGATCGACCTGATGGCTGTTGACCGCTTGTTCCGGAGCGAGGTAATCGGCCGTTCCCAGAACGTTTTCTTCGTGAGCAATCGTCAGAGAGGCGGAGTCATCATCTTTCAGCCGAGCCAGGCCCATATCCAGAATCTTGACGACACCCCGATCATCTCGCAGCAAGTTGGCTGGTTTGATATCGCGGTGTACGACCCCTTTGTCGTGGGCGTGCTGCAATCCGTCGGCAGCCTGGGCGATGTAATCGGCGGCCGCCTCGAAAGGGACCGGGCCGTTGGCACGAACCAACTGCTGCAGGTCGCTACCGGGGACATATTCCATCACGATGTAATGGGTGTCGTCCTCGTTGTCGACATCGAAGGCTCGGACGATGTTCGGATGGTCGAGGTGGGCGGCGGCCTGGGCTTCTAAGTGGAAGCGAGCCAGGTACGAGGCGTCGTTCACGCGGCGGCGCGGCAGCACTTTGATGGCAACCTTACGGTTCATCAGGATGTGCTCGGCCAGGTAGACACTACTCATCCCGCCGGTGCCCAAGTGCTTCAGCAGCCGGTATTTCGAGAGATAGAACCCTTTGTATTTCCCGTTACGGAGCTTCTCGCAGTGCCAATTGGTCAGCAGGTTTTTGCCGACGAAGAACTCTTGCAGAACGTCCAGGTCCTTGGGAATCTCGCCATCGTGAGCTGCGCGCAGTTCTTCCAAGGCCTGCTCGAGGGCAGGAGGTTGGACGAGCTTGCTCTTACCGATCAGCTCGATGAATCGATCGGAGTTGACGACTGCGGGCATGCGAACCTAAAACGGGGCAGGAATAGATGGAACTTGGCGAGTAATGGCGGCCTGTACATTCGTCTCGCAAAGGCCAATCATTCCCTAGGTTAGGGAAAGTCAGTAGACTGATTCAAGGTATAGACTACAGAGTCGAACTCCCCTGAACAACGATCCAAGGGGAATTTCGCTGAATTGAATCTTTCCTAATCTGTCCCCCCATAATCAATGGGAAAAATGGAGTCCCTACGCTAGTTTGTAGGGGACGCCAGGGGAAGTCAGGAATCGAAGCTTCAACGAATCTTCATAAGGCAATCCATTGGTGAACCCAACTTCTCACCCTCAGTACGATGCGGCAGTCGTGATCTATACGCGGCAAGGATGTCATCTGTGCGACGATGCCGAGGTGCTCGTACGAAATTTCGTGTCGGACATTCGCCTGGTCGATATCGATCAAGAGCCTGAATTGGTTCAGAAGTTTAACACGTGTGTCCCGGTGGTCGAAATTAATGGCAAAGTCCGCTTCCGTGGCAAAGTTTCACCGATGCTACTGAAGCGTGTCCTGGAAGCGGAAGCGAACTCGATTCCGACCGACGCCAACTTGTAGGCGACTTTGAGCCTGGCTCGATCGAGCAACGACGCCAGGGCTATCAACCACTTGCTTGCAAGGTGTGCTGCGGTGCCGGCGTTCTCGTCGAATTGTCCTGATTTTCTGATCGTGGGTGGCGGAGTCATCGGGCTCTCGCTTGCCCTGGAACTAGCTCGCCGTGGCGATCATGTGACCCTGGTCGATAAAGGCGAAGTCGGTCGCGAAGCATCGTGGGCCGGTGCTGGCTTGCTGCCACCGGCGAATCAGCAGCATGCCTGGGATCCTCAAGAGCAGCTTCGTGGTCTCAGCCATCGCCTCTTCCCCCAGTGGTCTGCCCAGCTTCGGGAAGAGACCGGTATCGATAACGAATTCGAGATCACCGGCGGAATCTATTTGGCTCGCGACCCAGGCGAGGCGGCTTCGCTGCGGATGGCTCGGGTTCAATATGAAGAAGAAGGAGTCGATGCCGAAAAGCTCGAGATTGGCCAGATCGCTCAGCGGTTCCCTTATCTGCAAGTGAGCCATTCGATCCTGGAGGCGATGTACCTGCCCGGCGAAGCAGTGGTGCGAAATCCGCGGCACTTGCAAGCGCTGGCTACGGCATGTTGTCAGCAAGGTGTTGAAATCGTCGAGCACACCGAAATCCAGACCTGGAACTTCGCTGGCGAACGGCTTCAGTCGGTCAGCACCGTGGACGAAACAATCTCGCCCGGGGCAACCTGCCTGGCGACAGGGGCCTGGTCGCAATTGGTCGCCGATCATGTTCTCGATCAGGGAGACTTTCCCGGACGGATGCAACGTCCCGAGATTGAACCGATTCGAGGGCAAATGGTACTGCTGGATGCCGGCGAGCGATTTTTTGAAGCCCCGGTCAACGAAGGCATTCGTTACCTGGTACCGCGCCGCGATGGCCTGGTGCTGGTTGGTGCGACGGTGGAAGAAGCAGGCTTCGACAAATCGAATACCGAAGAGGCGGTTAAAGATCTGACCCAGTTTGCTCGGCAATGGGTTCCTCGGCTGGAAGATGCCAAGGTGGTCAAGGCCTGGGCTGGGCTAAGGCCAGCCAGCGTTGATCGGATACCATATATCGGCAAATTGCCAGGGCTCGAGAATGTCTTCCTGGCGGCAGGGCACTATCGCAGCGGACTGCATCTTTCACCGGCGACGGCCGTGGTCCTCGCGCAGTTGATGCGTGGGGAGCAGACCATGATCGATCTGCATCCCTTCCGTGTGAATCGGGCTTAGGCCGTCGGTTTAAGAAACCGCGGCCGAACCCCACATACGCCGAACTTGCGATGCGATCGTGGTGGCCGCATCGTCCAACGAGAACTGGCGATCAACGTTGCCTTCTGAGTAGGCAACTTTATTCATGCCATAGACGTCCGAAGTTGCTTCGTCTTGTCCGAGCACGAAACCGCCCGCGGCACGGATTTCTTTGCAGCCATCCGATCCGTCACGACCCATGCCGGTCATAATAATGCCGAGCAAGCGGTCTTTATAAATCTTCACGGCAGAAGTCATCATCACGTCGACCGAAGGACGGTGACCGCTGACATAGTCCCCTTCGCGAACCAGCAGTTTGCCACCATCGCGGCCATGTTTCTGCACTTCCAAGTGCATGCCGCCTGGGGCCAGGTACGCATGTCCCGGAACCAGGATGTCCCCTGTTTCCGCTTCTTTGACCTGAACGCGTGATAGCGAATTCAATCGCCCGGCGAATGCCTTGGTGAAGTTCGCTGGCATGTGCTGCACAATCACGATCGGCGGGAGGCCGGTCGGCAACACTTCAAACATCGAGGCCAGGGCCGGAGGACCGCCGGTCGAGATACCGAGGGCGATACACTTGTCCGAAGCCTTGAGGTCTGCCGGTGCCACCGGTGGTGGCGTGGTTTTGACTTCCTGGTTCAGGGCCAGCTTGCCGCGACGTTCTTTCCGTTTGGCAGCGCGTTCGCGGCGGATGGTCAAAACCTTCTTGACGTCGGTATCGGCAACCAGGCGAATCTTACGAACCAGTTCGGTGCGTAGCGTGGTTTCCGCTTCCTTCAGCCCTTCCGGCTTGGCGATATAATCGATCGCGCCCCGGTCGAGCGCTTCCAGAGTGATTTGGCCGCCCAACTGTGTCGTGGCACTGACCATGATCACCGGGATCGCCTGATCCGACAGAATGGCGTCGAGCGTTTCGAGCCCGTCCATCTTTGGCATTTGGACGTCGAGCGTGATAACGTCCGGCTTCAGTGATTTCGCGAGTCGAACCGCTTCCTTCCCATCCGAAGCAGTCCCGACCACGTCGATGTCTGGCAATTCTTCCAGCAGATCGCAGATCAAAGTCTGAATCAGTTTCGAGTCGTCGACGACAAGTACTCGAAGTGTGCGTTGGTACATGTTCTGCCCTGAGTCTGTTCCAAATCCGCATCGAGGCGGTTGGGGAAAACGCGTTATCCGATGCAAATTAATTAACACTGCCCCGGGGAAAATGTAGGTCACACCAAAGGAGTGGAATGAGCGCCTCGCGAAACCACATAGTTTTTTTTGTTTCCCTGGCGCAGCAGGGCGTAGAGACCGGAATCTTCCGTATAATCGTCACCAGAAGACCGCCCCAATGCCTCTTGGGTGGGTGGTAGCCAACTTTGTAGATCTCTCGGAAACCATTTTCTTATGGCAGTAGATACTCCTGCTCGCGTGATCGTTGTCGGTGCCGGCCCGATTGGCATCGAAGCTGCACTTTACGCTCGCTTCCTCGGCTACGAAGTCATCGTGTTCGATTCCGGCGAAGTGGGGGCCAACCTGCAGAAGTGGGGCCATGTGCCTCTGTTTACTCCCTTCGAGCAGAACAGCACTCCGTTGGGAAAGTCGGCCCTGCAAGCCCAGGACGAAAACTATCAGCCGCCAGCCGACGAGCAACTGCTGACCGGTCGCCAGCTCTTGGAACACTACCTGAAGCCATTGTCGCAAACTGACCTGGTGGCCGATTGCTTCAAGCTGAACCACAAGGTCATTTCGATCGCCCGGAAAGAAAAGATCAAGACCGAGGATAGTGAAGATCGCGAGCAGCGTGCGGAAACGCCGCTGGTGACCTTGGTGGAAGATGCCGATGGACATCAACACTTGTTCGAGAGCGAAGTGGTTCTCGACTGTAGTGGTGTTTACGGTCAGGCAAACTACATCGGCTCTGGCGGCAATCCAGCCCTGGGAGAGCTCGCCGCCCGCGATCATATCCATTGCGGGGTGCTCGATCTGGAAGG
This genomic window from Bremerella sp. JC817 contains:
- a CDS encoding serine/threonine-protein kinase gives rise to the protein MPAVVNSDRFIELIGKSKLVQPPALEQALEELRAAHDGEIPKDLDVLQEFFVGKNLLTNWHCEKLRNGKYKGFYLSKYRLLKHLGTGGMSSVYLAEHILMNRKVAIKVLPRRRVNDASYLARFHLEAQAAAHLDHPNIVRAFDVDNEDDTHYIVMEYVPGSDLQQLVRANGPVPFEAAADYIAQAADGLQHAHDKGVVHRDIKPANLLRDDRGVVKILDMGLARLKDDDSASLTIAHEENVLGTADYLAPEQAVNSHQVDHRVDIYSLGCSLYYLLTGHPPFPEGSLAQRIAKHQSVMPEKIKKSRPNCPPSLQRICEKMIAKDPNDRFAHASEVAAELRNWMESRGQEPTLVDEKPGSAVLSKAAVEAANRSRAVQQSNRKGPSQSSSDDVDDLLPPDLRESPSSSNFDPAIGDTIADRSNDTSPRPRPKPPEANSSESLPVAKPLEGDDLNEFRSAEMSSTSSSSLFDSKEFTGEDPFAMDVPTSEVAGSLLVSSATLRQQAEVRQAAADAKRNRAASKTDGGGSALNTTIQGIPAIIWIVVSILFMLIGVLIAISYQTAEENAEPTDPKKGRLEGRLWDSPGHTPRVIG
- a CDS encoding glutaredoxin family protein, whose amino-acid sequence is MNPTSHPQYDAAVVIYTRQGCHLCDDAEVLVRNFVSDIRLVDIDQEPELVQKFNTCVPVVEINGKVRFRGKVSPMLLKRVLEAEANSIPTDANL
- the thiO gene encoding glycine oxidase ThiO, with translation MPAFSSNCPDFLIVGGGVIGLSLALELARRGDHVTLVDKGEVGREASWAGAGLLPPANQQHAWDPQEQLRGLSHRLFPQWSAQLREETGIDNEFEITGGIYLARDPGEAASLRMARVQYEEEGVDAEKLEIGQIAQRFPYLQVSHSILEAMYLPGEAVVRNPRHLQALATACCQQGVEIVEHTEIQTWNFAGERLQSVSTVDETISPGATCLATGAWSQLVADHVLDQGDFPGRMQRPEIEPIRGQMVLLDAGERFFEAPVNEGIRYLVPRRDGLVLVGATVEEAGFDKSNTEEAVKDLTQFARQWVPRLEDAKVVKAWAGLRPASVDRIPYIGKLPGLENVFLAAGHYRSGLHLSPATAVVLAQLMRGEQTMIDLHPFRVNRA
- a CDS encoding chemotaxis response regulator protein-glutamate methylesterase, producing MYQRTLRVLVVDDSKLIQTLICDLLEELPDIDVVGTASDGKEAVRLAKSLKPDVITLDVQMPKMDGLETLDAILSDQAIPVIMVSATTQLGGQITLEALDRGAIDYIAKPEGLKEAETTLRTELVRKIRLVADTDVKKVLTIRRERAAKRKERRGKLALNQEVKTTPPPVAPADLKASDKCIALGISTGGPPALASMFEVLPTGLPPIVIVQHMPANFTKAFAGRLNSLSRVQVKEAETGDILVPGHAYLAPGGMHLEVQKHGRDGGKLLVREGDYVSGHRPSVDVMMTSAVKIYKDRLLGIIMTGMGRDGSDGCKEIRAAGGFVLGQDEATSDVYGMNKVAYSEGNVDRQFSLDDAATTIASQVRRMWGSAAVS